A stretch of Flavobacterium sp. N2270 DNA encodes these proteins:
- a CDS encoding thioredoxin family protein codes for MKRFLLFLLFTTTLSNAQVVFEPTLSEAFKKANEQNKPVFIEYYNSECSVCKRLGDLLKNDSLVYTYYNKKFINYAMNTNDSLSVEDNIFITNANLHFESVPILLYFDKNKNFLHHTGVNVDAASIVNEGKKATLSDYNSSGLKAKYDAGDRSVRTLYAYADFLIVTKNEKLLNKVAQELFNSFKEEELITKKSYIVLKQVVHTTENGFFQFWMEHLDDLKGFESGHKEGMEKEVLNKIVLKELSDPLIKKWDDKKKETFKKYILDLKITNNPNVYFE; via the coding sequence ATGAAAAGGTTTCTCTTGTTTCTTCTTTTTACTACTACTTTAAGTAATGCACAAGTTGTTTTTGAACCTACTCTTTCTGAGGCTTTTAAAAAAGCTAATGAACAAAATAAACCTGTTTTCATTGAGTATTACAATTCAGAATGTTCGGTTTGTAAACGTTTGGGAGATTTACTAAAAAACGATTCTCTAGTGTACACGTATTACAATAAGAAATTCATCAATTATGCTATGAATACAAACGATTCATTGTCAGTTGAAGATAATATTTTTATTACAAATGCCAACCTTCATTTTGAAAGTGTACCCATACTTTTGTATTTTGATAAAAATAAAAACTTCTTGCATCATACAGGAGTAAATGTTGATGCGGCTTCAATTGTTAATGAAGGAAAAAAAGCAACGCTGTCGGATTATAATTCTTCGGGATTAAAAGCGAAATATGACGCAGGTGATCGTTCTGTAAGAACTTTATATGCTTATGCCGATTTTTTAATTGTAACTAAAAACGAAAAACTACTAAATAAAGTTGCTCAAGAACTTTTTAATTCTTTTAAAGAAGAAGAATTAATAACAAAAAAAAGTTATATCGTTTTAAAGCAAGTTGTACATACTACTGAAAACGGATTTTTTCAATTTTGGATGGAGCATTTAGACGATTTGAAAGGTTTTGAAAGTGGCCATAAAGAAGGAATGGAAAAAGAAGTTCTAAATAAAATTGTGTTAAAAGAACTTAGTGACCCGTTAATAAAAAAATGGGACGACAAAAAGAAAGAAACCTTTAAAAAGTACATTCTTGATTTAAAAATAACAAATAATCCAAATGTTTATTTTGAATAA